CGTGGCTGCTCCCTGCGGGACGTTCTTCCATATGTAAAAGGTCTTCCTTCAAGAAGTCTACAAGAACAAAGAGTGTATATAAATCAATGTAATCCAAtgtaaaatcaaaaaacaaatAGAAAAAAGCAACTCCTTATGCAGTCTGCTTCAGTTTAAAGATGATTAACATACGCATAAGGTAAGAAGAATGTCTCATAAGTGGAGTCATTATCACTCCTGGGTGGACTGAGTTTGCTGTGATGTTCACACCCTCTTCCTGTTGACAAATGCCAGAAACCAAACAGCAAATTAATACATGCTCAATGAGACAATGATCAGTCAATTATGATATGATCAACTTCCATAATAAGTGATCTTACCTATTCGCAAGAATAAAAAATACTTAAGGGATCTTTTAGGAGTTTCTCTTATTAGCATGATCAATATAAGAAATTATTGGGCATTAATTCAATGATATGTTCAGAGGCAACAGTCAAAACAGAATGCATAATGTAATGGTATTTTGGTTCAATGTTGGCATCAGTGCAAACAGACGTTTACATGCAAGGCAAAAAGTGAATGAGTatcttcttatttattttcacctTCATGCGACGAGAAAGCTCATTTGTATGTAATATGTTAGCTAACTTGGACTGCCCATAAGCCTTCTTATTAGAATAACTGAAAAGTTATAGCaattgagaagaaaaaaaaaattgtaaagcACTACATATCAAAATCACATAGTAAATTCAGGGAAGGAAATTGGAGTCAAAGTGAATAGTACCCATTTCGATCATTGATCTTATGAAATCGAATCCCCTTTCTGTAAGTGTAGTTATGGGCAATTGAAGAGAGGTTTAGGAACCTGCCCTCTTTTCCGGTGGTTTTTGCAGTTTGTTTCATTTTGTCAAGAAGAAGGTTAGTCAGCAGGAAATGGCCTAAGAAGTGAAAGATGAGACAATAGTGAGTACATGACAACCACTTATGCATGTTTGAAGTCCTTCTACCATGGATTCTTAAGTCGAAATTAATTACGGATTGAAGCTTCTGTGAATAACTTCTAGATAAAAATCTGATTCTTAAAAAAGAAAAGCTGATCCTAACATGTTATTATAAACATTTTTCACAATTAATGAGTCATTGTACCAAGATGGTTTGTTGCAAACTGTATCTCAATCCCATCCTCTGAGCGCTTGAAGGGGCAGAACATGATTCCAGCATTGTTTCTGACATGAAAGGAATCCAAATTTGGAATGTCAAGTTCAAATGCAATGAACTAGTGCTATAAATTGAGAATGAGATATGGATTTGCCGAAGAGCCACCTCATGAAGGACATTCATATCTTGAGCTTGGCTTTTCTCTTAATCTTCCTTGCTTATGGAGCTGCTCAAAATTTACAGAGCACTCTCAACACAGTAAGTAACTCTTTCTTTGTTTCTGATTCtgtgatattttttttgttttgatggATTTTTTTGAGGGTGTGTGTGTTTCCATTTCAGGAGCAGGATTTGGGTACCACTTCACTTGGGATATTGTATCTGTCTTTCACCATTTTTTCTGTGTTTGCTTCTTTGGTGGTGAGGAATCTCGGCTCCAAAAACTCTTTGATTATTGGGACAACTGGTTACTTATTGTACCTGGCTGCAAATTTGAAGCCTAATTGGTTGGTAACTTTCACAATCGTTAACTTATTTTGTATTTAATGGATTTGTTATGATTCCTAAACTATTAAACTGTAGGCTTCATATTCTGACATGAAATGGtgaatctttcatttccttCAAATATATGGTGGATTGAACTCATCTAAGTTTCAGAGATGCAATTGCAAATTGGACCTCTTTCTATTAATTCGgtctcttaatttttttttactagtgTTAGTAATATACTCTTTGTTATGAGGTGAAATTTATGTGGATCCTACTCCCCATTTAATGGGAATAGCATGGATTTCTCCACATAGGTGTGTTTCTTTTTTGGTCAACTCCTGACCGGGTGTGTTGAAAAGAGTGTACTAGCTAGATGCTagaattgtttttttatttgggcATTTGGCATCTGATCTCCTATgtttttaaattatttgagCTGTAGTTCCTATAGTTTCTTGCTGTCAAAATTAAATTACCCTCATTTTCAATACAGGATTGGCCTTGTATATTGACTTATTGAAGTGTCTTAGTCCCCAAGTGACCAAACCCCAAATTAGTGACAGttatagggaccaaaaactacCTCATACCTGTTTGCGTCAAAGGTTGACCTACATTTTTGGTTGTTGATCATACCTGTTCAGAGTTACATCATTTCTGTTTTAATTTATTACTATGTTTGCTGAAAAACTGCTATCATTGAACTAATGAGCTATTCTTCCTGCAGGTATACACTTGTGCCGTCCTCTTTGTTTCTTGGATTTTGTGCTTCTATAATATGGGTTGGACAGGTACATTTAAACATGTCATGGTTCTATATTTGCTTCTGATTGTCATTAGCCTCCTGTATCTTTACTAATCTATGTTTGACCTTACAGGGAACATATCTCACTTCCACTGCACGCAGTCATGCTAAAGATAACGACTTGCTCGAAGGTGCAGTAATTGGCGACTTCAATGGGGAATTCTGGGCTGTGTATGCTCTCCACCAGGTGATCATATCATTTTTCACTGAAGATTAGTCACTTTGTAATTTCTGTtttcttaaattaaaaaaaaaacttagaatTCAAAATTGATTACAAAAATATGTTTTGCAGTTTATTGGGAGTCTTATTTCATTTGCTCTACTCAGTGGTGGGAAGGTATGTGGTGGTTAGTCTTCACATTTTGCAAATATTCTTCAAATCTGTTTGCTTGATTTTGATTCTTTTCACCGCAGGAGGGAAGTACCAATGGCGGAactttgttgtttgttgtattCCTTTGTGTTGTGGCATTTGGCGCAATACTAATGTGTTTCTTGCGTAAAGGGATCGAGAATAGCAAAAGAGAATATGAGCATTCAGGTTCTGGTGCTAGTGAACATTCGTCCCTTAAGTCTCTATGTAGGTCACTTACCAGTGCATTATCTGATGTAAAGATGTTGTTGATCATACCCCTTATGGCATATTCAGGCCTACAAAAAGCATTTGTATGGTAATTTCTTGTGAATCTTATGGCGTTCATCCTCATGACCTTTCAATTATGGTTCTGATTTCCAGTGTCCTTTCATGTCCTTATTATCTCTTGTTCATTCATGGAATACTCTTTTCCAGGGCTGAATTTACCAAATATGTTGTAACTCCTGTAATTGGTGTTTCTGGTGTGGGTAGTTCAATGGCAGCATACGGGGCTTTTGATGGAATTGTAAGTATTCCTTACTTGCCTCTGATGGCTGTTCAAAAGTTACTTGCTTACTTCAGGATAATGAACATCTCTTTATTATTTCGTTCTTCTTTGAACATTTCAGTGTTCTCTGGCTGCTGGTCGTCTCACCTCTGGTCTCAGGTCTATTACAGCAATAGTTTCTTTTGGAGCTTTTGTTCAGGCAGTTGTATTAATCTTGCTTTTGCTAGATTTCAGGTCAGCGGCAATTACTTTTGTTTGACTGAAGTTTATGGACATGATATACCCATTTAATTTCATCTGGCCTATATCTCTCTGATGCAGCATAACTAGCGGCTTACTGGGTACCCTATATGTACACTTTTTGGCTGCTTTATTGGGCATCGGTGATGGAGTTCTTATGACGCAGCTCAATGCTTTGCTTGGACTGCTATTTAAGCATGACACGGTATACAAATTCCACCTACCTCCTTGTTATCCCAAAAGATGGATGATAATGTTTTAAATCATGTCCTATTGACTTGCTTTATTCATTTTCCTAGTTTATGTCTCTAAGTTGATTACCCTGGTAATAAATTTCATTAACAAATCCACCCCGATAGTTAATTTAAGTAGCCCCTTATGTCAAGTTCATGGTTCTTTCCGGTGTAGGAAGGGGCTTTTGCACAGCTAAATATATGGCAGAGCGCTACAATTGCTATCATGTTCTTTTTGTCCCCCCACGTCTCGTTTGAGGCAATGGTTGTGATTATGCTGGCTTTCCTTTGCTTCTCATTCTGCAGCTTTCTATGGTTAGCTCTCAAGGTGGTGAAGACATCATTATCCTCCACTAGTGAGTGAATTTAAATTTAGTGTTGCCGCAGCTGCAAGCATGTTATATTTTCAACTTTTCAACCTATAAATAAGAGTGTTAAAATGAGTGTTGTTAACACTCATCGTTTTGTTATTTACTAAAGAATATTCCAGATGAATCAGTAGGACTATTCAATTGCACAAAATTGAAAGTTCACCCGGACACAAACAACTTTTTAGGCATTGAATCTGTCTCAAATCAATATGGAGGAGGAATCAACCATTCCTCCAACTCGGTAAGATGTCACAAGCTGAAAGTAGAGTTTTGTTTGACTTTGGTGGACTGTAGTGTGAAAACAACTATTCCCCCAACTCCTATGTGTCCTCCATGTGGAGATTATActtgtaatttttaattaatgttgtGGAATTGCTCTTCAGTCTTGGTTTAAACTAAACCGAACCCATAATGCACGCACTGATGGCTAATTCTAAACCCCACAACTTGGTCAACTAAGTCATCATGCTATTCTCAAG
This is a stretch of genomic DNA from Lotus japonicus ecotype B-129 chromosome 1, LjGifu_v1.2. It encodes these proteins:
- the LOC130730445 gene encoding short-chain dehydrogenase TIC 32 A, chloroplastic-like, which translates into the protein MSFMRNNAGIMFCPFKRSEDGIEIQFATNHLGHFLLTNLLLDKMKQTAKTTGKEGRFLNLSSIAHNYTYRKGIRFHKINDRNGYSNKKAYGQSKLANILHTNELSRRMKEEGVNITANSVHPGVIMTPLMRHSSYLMHFLKEDLLHMEERPAGSSHDMLCCSAPKYGRCNWEVLCGLQ
- the LOC130730443 gene encoding UNC93-like protein 3 isoform X1, which gives rise to MDLPKSHLMKDIHILSLAFLLIFLAYGAAQNLQSTLNTEQDLGTTSLGILYLSFTIFSVFASLVVRNLGSKNSLIIGTTGYLLYLAANLKPNWYTLVPSSLFLGFCASIIWVGQGTYLTSTARSHAKDNDLLEGAVIGDFNGEFWAVYALHQFIGSLISFALLSGGKEGSTNGGTLLFVVFLCVVAFGAILMCFLRKGIENSKREYEHSGSGASEHSSLKSLCRSLTSALSDVKMLLIIPLMAYSGLQKAFVWAEFTKYVVTPVIGVSGVGSSMAAYGAFDGICSLAAGRLTSGLRSITAIVSFGAFVQAVVLILLLLDFSITSGLLGTLYVHFLAALLGIGDGVLMTQLNALLGLLFKHDTEGAFAQLNIWQSATIAIMFFLSPHVSFEAMVVIMLAFLCFSFCSFLWLALKVVKTSLSSTSE
- the LOC130730443 gene encoding UNC93-like protein 3 isoform X3, whose translation is MGIAWISPHRYTLVPSSLFLGFCASIIWVGQGTYLTSTARSHAKDNDLLEGAVIGDFNGEFWAVYALHQFIGSLISFALLSGGKEGSTNGGTLLFVVFLCVVAFGAILMCFLRKGIENSKREYEHSGSGASEHSSLKSLCRSLTSALSDVKMLLIIPLMAYSGLQKAFVWAEFTKYVVTPVIGVSGVGSSMAAYGAFDGICSLAAGRLTSGLRSITAIVSFGAFVQAVVLILLLLDFSITSGLLGTLYVHFLAALLGIGDGVLMTQLNALLGLLFKHDTEGAFAQLNIWQSATIAIMFFLSPHVSFEAMVVIMLAFLCFSFCSFLWLALKVVKTSLSSTSE
- the LOC130730443 gene encoding UNC93-like protein 3 isoform X2, with the protein product MDLPKSHLMKDIHILSLAFLLIFLAYGAAQNLQSTLNTEQDLGTTSLGILYLSFTIFSVFASLVVRNLGSKNSLIIGTTGYLLYLAANLKPNWYTLVPSSLFLGFCASIIWVGQGTYLTSTARSHAKDNDLLEGAVIGDFNGEFWAVYALHQFIGSLISFALLSGGKEGSTNGGTLLFVVFLCVVAFGAILMCFLRKGIENSKREYEHSGSGASEHSSLKSLCRSLTSALSDVKMLLIIPLMAYSGLQKAFVWAEFTKYVVTPVIGVSGVGSSMAAYGAFDGICSLAAGRLTSGLRSITAIVSFGAFVQAVVLILLLLDFSITSGLLGTLYVHFLAALLGIGDGVLMTQLNALLGLLFKHDTLSMVSSQGGEDIIILH